A window from Citrus sinensis cultivar Valencia sweet orange chromosome 5, DVS_A1.0, whole genome shotgun sequence encodes these proteins:
- the LOC102612136 gene encoding protein RALF-like 33 codes for MAKLFSSCAALLVISAMIFMLNSLSAVDASGDLQHHLGWMPSGSLGIEEEEFELDSEINRRILATNKYISYGALQRNTVPCSRRGASYYNCQNGGQANPYNRGCSAITRCRG; via the coding sequence ATGGCAAAGTTATTCAGTTCTTGTGCAGCTCTCCTTGTGATTAGTGCCATGATCTTCATGTTGAACTCATTATCCGCCGTTGATGCAAGTGGGGACCTCCAGCACCACCTGGGGTGGATGCCCAGCGGATCCTTGGGGATAGAGGAGGAGGAGTTTGAGCTGGACTCGGAGATCAACAGGCGCATCTTAGCAACCAACAAATACATCAGCTACGGTGCACTTCAGAGGAACACTGTGCCCTGCTCTCGACGGGGCGCCTCCTACTACAACTGCCAGAATGGCGGCCAGGCTAACCCCTATAACCGTGGCTGTAGTGCCATTACAAGGTGCAggggttaa